The sequence CGTTTAACGACCCAGACATCATTGGCACCTGGTTGCAGGATTTCCTTGATCTGACCGATTAGCTGGTCGTTTTCGTAAACATCAAGGCCGATGATCTCATGGTAATAAAATTCGCCCTCATCCAAATCCGTCAAGTCTTCTTCTGCAACCTTGAGGCTAAAGCCCTTGAATTTTTCAATGGCATTGATATGGTACATATCCTTAAACTTGATGATGTCGAAGTTCTTGTGCTTGCGATGACTGGCAATGGTCACCGTTTGGACAAAACGATCCTCCTCATCAAAGAGAGCCAACTCAGCTCCTTTTTTAAAACGCTCTTCCGTAAAGTCTGTTACAGACAAGACCCGCATCTCCCCTTGTAAGCCTAGGGTATTGACAATTTTCCCAACGTTAAAATAATTCATTTTATTCTTTACATTCCTCTTTTAATTAATTTATCTCTACAGTTCTCTAATAAGAGCTGCAATTTTTTCCGATTCTGACCACTGTAGATAGTGGTGGTTTCCACCTAGAATGAGTTTTGTATTAGAATTACAATATTCTGAATCTCTGTACTCTTTTTCTCTATACGCCTGACAAAATACGAAAACAGGAATATTATCTGCTAAGGACAAACTATCAAAATCTTCAGCGGTAATATTTACAGATATCTGAAATCCAGGAACTTGCTTTTCCAATTCCAAGCCCTTTTCTTCCATCAATTCCCAAATCAGTCTGTCATTTTCAGGTTCAAATGTCGCTTGTGTTAGTCCCTTAAAATAATTTTCCGGACCACATTCTTCGATCATTCTCATTTGCTCTTCCATTTCTGGATAAGGATTTTTTGAAAAATCAGCAAACATTATATTTTTTGTTGTTGGTTCAATTGCTATCAAAGCTTGACACTTAATTGGTTTACTCATTAACTTTAAAGCCAAAACACCACTTAAACTATGAACACAAAGTATATAATTGGAAATTTCCAATCCCTTCAGGATTTCGTATACCGCTTCAACAAGATTATCCAAATTAAGTCCTGTTTGACTATGAATCGGACTCCTACCTGTATTCGGAAAATCAATCGTTAAGTAACCTATTGAGGAAGGAAGTTTTTCAAGTATTGGTAGGAAATTTTCATAACTTGGTATCAAACCAGCACCATTTAAACAAACTAGTACTTTATTTCTCTTTTTATAAGTAACAGAGAGACAACCAATCTTTGTAGTTACTTCAAATCGGTTCATATCAAAATAACTCTTTCTAAACAACAATTCACTTAACATTCTTAGGTTTTATTTTATCACGTTCAAGGGATTTTCTCAAATGCTCTTTTTTGCTAAAAAGCCTTCCAAATCTTGTTCATGCTGATACTTGATGGCTGCCTTCTTGTCTTTTTCAAAAATAGTCTTCGTTAGGTCAATATGGTTAATAGCTGCAATTGCCACTGTGTAGTGAATGATATCTGCCAACTCCTTTGCCAATTCCTCGTTTGAATCTTGGACACCCTCTTTTCTACCTGAACGTCCATTTAAAACCTCAGCGACTTCTCCAACTTCTTCCACTAGTTTGATAAAAAGTCCTTCTTCTGTTCTAGATTGTTGGTAATGATCAAGTAAGTATTCCTCTAGTTGTCTAACTGTTAAATCTCTCATTCCTTCTCCTTGCAAAAAAAGCGAGACCTTGTCCCGCTTTTCTTATTTTTCGTCAATAACGATTCTTACTTTTTTATCTTCAGTTGGGACAGAGTAGACAATCGTTCTTATCGCAGAAATGGTGCGACCTTTTCGACCGATTACACGACCAACATCGCTAGGATCAAGGTCAAGGTGGTACTCCAAGAATTCAGGAGTATCTTCGATCTTGATGGTTAAAGCATCCGGTTGTGAAATCAAGGGTTTCACAATTGCAATAATGAGATTTTCAATCGTATCCATACATCAACCTACTTAAAAAATTATTTTGAGAATTTAGAATCGTGGAATTTCTTCAAGACACCAGCTTTTGAAAGGATGTTGCGAACTGTATCTGAAGGTTGAGCTCCATCAGCCAACCATGCAAGAACGCGATCTTCTTTCAAAGTTACTTGGTTTTCTTCAACAAGTGGATTGTAAGTTCCAACTGTTTCGATGAAACGTCCATCACGTGGTGAACGTGAATCTGCTACGTTGATACGGTAGTAAGGTTTTTTCTTAGAACCCATACGAGTCAAACGAATTTTAACTGCCATTTTTATAAGTCTCTTTTCTATATTTTAATTTTTGGTGAAATAGACAAGCTATTTAGCACATGATCTATTATAACACATTTTATAGACCTGTCAAGAAAAAAACTTGACAGTATTTAAAATTTTTTATTTTATCAGTAAATCGGCGATTTCTTGATAGTTGCTAACGGTATAAGTCGGCACTACTTGGCTGGTATTTTTCTTGTGATCAGGATTATACCAGACGGTATCAATCGCCGCAGCATTTCCTCCTGCTATATCCGCCGTCAAAGAATCTCCGATCATGAGGGTCTTTTTCTTGCTAAAACCTGGAATCAGTTGGCCAACTTTGTCAAAAAATGCAGGTTCTGGTTTCTGAGTATGAAGCTGCTCAGAGATAAAGACCTCTTTAAAATTAGAAGCAATTGTAGAATGAGCCAAGCGTCCTTCTTGAATGGCAGTCACTCCGTTCGTTGCACCATAGAGCTGGTAACCTGCTTTTTCAAGTCGGGCCAGTAAGTCCTCCGCACCTAGGAAAGATTGCCCCTGAAGACTGATGTAGTCTTGGTAGCGAAGAGCCATCTCAGCCCCATCAACAGAAATCCCAAAGTGGGCAAACCCGATCGCAAACCGACTATCCACTAGCTCTTGCTTGGTTAACTTCTTTTTTTCCAAATCCTTCCAGAGCCCTTGGTTCATGGGTTTGTAATAATCCTTAAAGGCCTGTACATCTGGAAAATTCATGTCTTCTAACATCTGCGTCAAGGCTGTTTCTTCAGCAGATTCAAAGTCCAACAAAGTATGGTCCAAATCAAAAAGCAAAAATGTATATGCCATTACAAACGATCCTTCAATTTTTCTACAAATAAATAAGCCGCTGGGCAGGTGAGGGTATTCTTGATGGTCAGATGGTTGATCTGATAAATCTTCTTGCGATCGGTGTGAGGGAATTCCCGACAAGCTTTAGGCCGAACATCATAAATCGAACAGAGATTATCTCCCCCCAAGAAAGGACAAGGCATGGATTTAAAAACCTTGTCCCCATCTTCATCAACCTGAAGAAATTCTGCCTCAAAGGCAGGAAGCTTCATCTTGAAATATTTGGCGATCCGCGTGATATCCGCTTCCTTAAAATCAGGCCCTAAGGTTTTGCAGCAATTGGCACAAGCGGTACAATCGATTTCTTGGAAAACTTCATTGTGAATTTCTTGCGCTATTTTATCTAAATTCTTAGGTGGCTTCTTCTTGAGATTCGTCAATACCTTGCGGTGCTCCTTTTGCTTTTGGAGAGCTAACTGATGGTATTTTTCAATATCAATTTCCTGTGTCATCCTCTATTTCCTCTTCTAAACAATAGAAAGATTATACCACAAAGACTGTAAAAAAGGGAGTGGGACAGAACTCCGACTAATAAGGAGAGTTCGTTTTCCCACCCCCGCACAGTTGATTAGGCTATCTTTGGAGCTAAAAAAGCGAACAAAGATACCAATCAACCACTGCGTCATACTGTTATTCTTATCAAACATCGAAGACTGGATAGTTTAAGTCAAGCTTCCTCTTCATTAATCCGTTACAGCACCTGTTCCGTCTAGGCTCCAAGTGTCTTCGATGTATGGGATAAAAGTTTTCAAGGTTTCTGCATCCCCTTCAAAAGAAATGGTATAAACTTTTTCACCCTTCTGGAAGATCCAAGTAATCAGGTATTGACCGGATTTCATGACAATTTGAAGCTGGTAAGCGTCCAGACCTGCGACTTTAGTCCGCGCTCCCGTCATCTTTCCAACATCCTGGTTATCTTGCCACATAACAGCCAGTTTCTTGGCTAAAAATTCTGCATTAAATTCAATATCAGCGGGGACTTTTGCCTTCTCTCGCGTAAAGCTGTCCAAGGTGACAATATTATAGCCACTACCATCCGTATACTGGACAGCTTCTGTCCCATCGATATCCGTGAACTTGATCCATTTACTTGGAATATCAATGTAACCATAATCTGCATTTCCAATTCGCTTGGTTGATTGGCTGGGAGTGTTTTTCTTTGTAGAAGAAGTATCCTTTGACAATGAGCTGCTTGTTTTCTTTTCGACTTTACTGCTACTTTCTTTTGTAGAAGAAGCTGCTGTGTCCTTTTTAGTGGTGTGACTGCAAGCCATTAATGTGCAGGCAGAAAGAATCATCAGTGATGTGACCAATAATTTGTGTTTCATACTCAACCTCCTTGAGAACGGTTTCTTTCTTCTAGTCTACCATGAATGTGGGTATTTTAAAATAGGATAAGTGTCACATCTGATGGAACCTTTCTAATTCAGTTTATTTCTTTCAAACCTAAAATAAAAGCGCCCTTTTTTGGGGGGCACTTTAAATGTTATTCTTCATCCATTGACAAGACAGATAAGAAAGCTTCCTGTGGTACTTCTACAGATCCGATCGCTTTCATCCGTTTTTTACCGGCTTTTTGTTTTTCAAGAAGCTTCCGTTTCCGTGAGACGTCCCCACCATAACACTTGGCCAAGACGTTCTTACGAAGAGCCTTGATATCTGTCCGGGCCACGATCTTATGACCGATGGCTGCTTGGATAGGCACTTCAAACTGTTGCCGAGGGATAATCTTCTTGAGCTTCTCAACGATTAATTTACCACGTTCATAGGCAAAGTCCTTGTGAACGATAAAGCTGAGGGCATCGACAGTATCCCCATTAAGAAGGATATCCATTTTAACCAATTTAGATGGACGGTATTCAGACAACTCATAGTCAAAGCTCGCATAGCCACGAGTAGAGGATTTCAATTTATCAAAGAAATCAAAGACAATTTCCGCTAGTGGGATTTGATAGATGACATTCACCCGATTTTCATCGATGTAATCCATGGTCACAAAATCACCGCGTTTCCGTTGAGCCAATTCCATCACAGCCCCGACAAACTCTTGTGGCACCATGATTTGTGCTTTGACATATGGTTCTTCGATCGAAGCGATCTTGGTTGGATCTGGAAACTCAGAAGGGTTTGAGACATCCAGTGCTTCTCCATCTGTCAAATTGACCTTGTAGATTACAGACGGTGCTGTCATGATCAAGTCAATGTTGAACTCGCGCTCCAAGCGCTCTTGGATAACGTCCATATGAAGAAGTCCCAAGAAACCACAACGGAAACCAAATCCAAGAGCTTGAGAAGTTTCTGGTTCAAATTGAAGACTGGCATCATTCAATTGCAATTTTTCCAAGGCTTCACGAAGGTCATTGTATTTATTGGATTCAATCGGATAAAGACCTGCAAAGACCATCGGATTCATCTGCTTGTATCCATGTAGCGGCTCGCTTGCTGGATTGGTCGCTAGGGTCACCGTATCCCCGACACGGGTATCCGCAACGGTCTTGATAGAGGCCGCAATATAGCCAACGTCTCCCGTCGCAAGGAAATCACGTCCAACTGCTTTAGGAGTAAAAATCCCAACTTCAGTGACATCAAAGGTCTTGCTATTGCTCATGAGCTGGATCTTATCGCCCGGTTTAACCATTCCATTGACCACTCGGACCTGAAGGATTACTCCACGATAGGCATCATATACAGAGTCAAAGATCAAGGCTTGAAGAGGAGCTTCAACATCCCCAGTCGGTGCTGGAACTTTCTCAACAATCTGCTCCAAAATCTCTTCAATCCCGATACCAGCCTTGGCAGAAGCTAAGACTGCCTCACTAGCATCTAGACCGATGACATCTTCTACTTCTGTGCGCACGCGTTCTGGATCTGCAGCTGGTAAGTCGATTTTATTGATTACTGGCAGGATTTCCAAATCATTGTCCAAAGCAAGGTAGACATTGGCTAGTGTCTGAGCTTCAATCCCTTGAGCAGCATCTACTACGAGAATGGCACCCTCACAGGCGGCAAGCGACCGCGAAACCTCATAGGTAAAGTCCACGTGTCCTGGTGTGTCAATCAAGTGGAAGATATAGGTTTCCCCATCTTTAGCCGTGTAGTTCAATTCGATGGCATTGAGCTTGATGGTAATCCCACGTTCCCGCTCCAGGTCCATACTATCTAAAAGTTGGGCTTGCATCTCCCGACTAGACACGGTTTCGGTTTTTTCTAAAATTCGATCGGCCAAGGTTGACTTTCCATGATCAATATGGGCGATGATCGAGAAGTTCCGAATCTTCTCTTGTCGTTTTTTTAATTCTTCAAAATTTGGCATAATCATCTTCCTAGTAAATTTAATCGTACTCTTCATTATAACAAAAAAGATAGGGCTTTGCCTATCTTAATTCATTATTTTCAAAAATCGCTTCTGCGTTTTATTTCCATCATATCCAATCCGTTCATAAAAGACATGCGCTTCTTTTCGATGAGAGGCAGAATTTAAACGGATAAAAGCATAATGCCTGCTTTTGGCAAGATCTTCTACTCGCTCCATCAATTGGCGACCGATCCCACGTCCTTGAGCAGATGGAAAAACCGCTAGACCCAAAATATTCAGACCGGCGTCACTATAGAGGCTTTCATAAACTTCTGCCTCCACATAACCAAGAATATTTCCTGTTTGGTCCTCTTCATAAACAAAGCAAAAATGATCCGAATCTGGCGAATTAAATTTATCAATCTGAGCTGCCACTTTCTCAAGGGTCGAATCATAACCCAATGCTTGGTGACATAAATCTCTAATTTCACCTGCATCTTTGACTTGAACAGTACGAATCATACCTCCACCTCCATGAACTCTTTGGTTTTATCTTAGACCTTTTTCCTCAAAAAGTAAAGGAATACCAAATAAAATTAAAAAAGAAAATCCGATTTAGATCAAATTCATCTTTTTTCGCATTTCTCAGGGATTTCTATTTACTTTTTCGATTTAATTCATTATAATAGTAAGGGTAAATACAAGGAGGTGAGTACGTTGGCCAGAGGTCGTGGAAAGGCAAGCCCTCAAGACAAAGAGGCATTACGGATTATATCGGAAAAAATCAGAGAATTACTGAAAGAACAAGGAAAAAAACAGATCGAATTATCTCGTATTACTGGAATCCCTGCAAGTACGCTGACTGGATATGTAAAAGGAACTTCTCTTCCCGTTCCTGAAAATTTAGAGAAGATTGCAGCCTTTTTCCAGGTAGCAGTTGCTGATATTGACCCTCGATTGCGCAATGATTTTGTGGTCATTGATTCAGAGATTGAACGATTGTATAAACAGCTCGATGAAGGAAATCAAGAAAATCTTCTTTCTTATGGAAAGAGTCTCTTGACCCATCAGAAAGAAAGACAGAAAATTGAAAAGCAATACCACTCTTATTCTGTCTATGATTCTTTTGCAGCTTACCAACATCAGAAGCAAGCTGATATCGTCTGGTTTGATCAAAAGATTCCTTACGATTTGGCTTTTTGGATTCATACAGATTCCCTCGAGCCTAAGTACGAAAAAGGGGCCGTTGTCTTAATCAAGCAAACCTATTATGATCAAGCAGGGGCAATTTATGCCATTGATTTTGACGGGCAAACGTTGATCAAACGTGTCTTTCGTGAGGCCAACGGTATTCGACTGGTTTCCCTCAATAAGAAATATAGTGATCAGATCATTCCACTAGATGAGGAACCTGGAGTGATTGGAAAAGTGATTGATGGCTTTGTTCCTCTTGATTTGGAGGAAATCAAATGATTCAATTAATCGCGATTGACTTGGACGGAACTCTCTTGCATGAGGATAAGACTCTCTCTAAAGGCAATATTGAAGCTCTTCACCGAGCCCATGAAGCCGGCTATGACATTGTGATCTGTACGGGGCGCCCCTTAGCGGGTGTACGGCCCATTTTTGAAGAGATTGGACTTCCTGATGGCAACTACTATATGATTATCAATAACGGGTGTACAACCTTGTCTACTCAGAATTGGGAAATCATTGGCAAGGAAGAGTTGAGCCTCGAGGATATGCACCGGTTGCAAGTTTTAACGGAAGATACAGACGTCCAGCTAACCTTATTTGATATGGATCACTACCTAGTGGTCGCACCTGAAGCTAGTGAACTTGTCACGATGGATGCGGGTATTGTTAACTATAAACCAACACCTATTTCATTAGAAGATCTACCAAATTACCTCCCTATTTTTCAAGCCATGTACGTAGGAGATCCTTCTGCTATTGATGCCTTCCAAGCTCAGCACGAGGCTGCATTAGAGGCCGATTTTAACACTGTACGTTCGCAGGATATCTTGTTTGAAATTCTGCCAAAAGGTGCCAGCAAGGCTTCTGCTCTTCAAGCATTAAGCCAAACATTAGGCTACAGCAGAGAGCAGGTTATGGCTCTTGGAGATGCCAATAATGACCTTGAAATGCTACGTTTTGCTGGTTACAGCGTCGCTATGGGAAATGGCAATGCTGCTGTCAAGGAAATAGCAAACTTCATCACCCTGACCAATGATGAGGATGGCGTGGCACATGCTATTCACAAATTAATTGAAACTGAAAAAGGAGAATGATCATGAAATACGCAAATTTGTTGGACCGTTTTATTACCTATGTAAAGGTCAACACACGTTCAGACGAAAACTCTACAACCACTCCAAGTACCCAATCACAGGTTGATTTTGCAACAAACGTCTTGATCCCTGAGATGAAACGTGTGGGGCTTCAAAACGTCTACTATTTACCAAACGGCTATGCCATTGGAACACTTCCAGCCAATGATCCAAGCTTTACACGCAAGATTGGATTTATCTCTCACATGGATACCGCTGACTTCAATGCCGAAAATGTCAATCCACAAATCGTTGAGAATTATGATGGGGGTGTCATTGCCCTTGGTGAGTCTGGTTTCACACTCGATCCAGCCGATTTTGCTCATTTGAACAACTACAAGGGACAAACCTTGATCACAACTGACGGTACTACTCTTCTGGGTGCAGACGATAAGTCAGGTATCGCTGAAATCATGACAGCTATTGAATACCTGACAGCTCATCCTGAAATCAAACATGGAGAAATCCGTGTCGGCTTTGGTCCAGATGAAGAAATCGGAGTCGGGGCAGATCAATTTGATGCAGAGGATTTTGACGTAGACTTTGCCTATACTGTCGATGGTGGTCCTCTTGGAGAGCTTCAATACGAAACCTTCTCAGCAGCTGGAGCTGAAATTACCTTCAAAGGACGCAATGTCCACCCAGGTACAGCCAAAGGTCAAATGATCAACGCTCTTCAATTGGCCATTGATTTCCATAACAAACTCCCTGAAGGAGCACGTCCAGAATTAACCGAAGGCTATGAAGGCTTCTACCACTTGATGAACATCGATGGAACTGTCGAGGAAGCAAGTGCCAGCTACATCATTCGGGACTTTGAAACTGAAAGTTTTGAAAAACGCAAAGACCTCATGAAATCTATTGCCGATCAGATGAATGCGGAGCTCGGTAGCGAACGCATTCTCCTCACCCTCAAAGACCAGTACTATAACATGAAGCAAGTGATTGAAAAAGATATGACACCGATTACCCTTGCTAAGGAAGTCATGGAAGATCTTGGAATCACTCCAATCATTGAACCGATCCGCGGTGGTACAGATGGATCTAAAATTTCCTTTATGGGGATTCCAACACCAAATATCTTTGCCGGTGGAGAAAATATGCATGGTCGCTTTGAATACGTTAGCCTCCAAACCATGGAACGCGCAGTTGATACCATTATCGGTATTGTGACCAAAAAATAAGAAACAAAAAAGGATTCGGATTGATTGTCCGAATCCTTTATTGTAGATTAGAAAGCTTGACAATATCTTTGACCTGATCAATGGTCTGAATCAGGTGAAGGCTTGTCTCATTGATAGGAAGATAATAGACTTTATCTGCCAAAGATTCTGTAAAAGGACGATTTGTGAGTAAGATCACCTGTTGTCCTTTTTCTTTCAGCTCTTTCGCCTGCTTTCGCACCTTTTGGTAAAAACGCTCATCGCGGATTTCTAGATCATCCACCAAGACACAAGCAGCCTCCAAAGCCAATGATTCATTGGTTCCGTTTTGGGTCAGATAATAGGATGCGCCTGCTTTGACCTCATATAAGCCAGCTGATGGCTCAACCGGAAGAAAGGCTGGGCTTGTTGCAACTTCTGCTGCTTTTTCCATTGCTACAAGATTGGCTAGGACCTGCAAATAGACAGGTGCTAATTTACTCAAATCCAAGAGTTCCTCAAACTCAAAACCACGTTTCAAAGCTTCTAAGATATAGAAGAGCCGGTGGGGCATATGACGAGCAATTTTCTGGATTAATTCATCATCGCTCATTTCCTCAGGAAGGATGGTCAACAAGTTTTTATCTTTAATGGTTTCTAGGGCGTGTTGGTAAGCTTCATCGATTCTCTTTCCAAATCCATAAACTGCCCCATAAGAGTGAATTTGGGTATTGAGACGGGCATTTTTAGCAGCATCCGAAAAAATCGGAATCTTAAAGAAGATATAGTCCAAACTTGGTTCATAGACAGCCTTTAGATCCTTTAATAAAGGGTGAGGCAAATGCTCGAGAGATCGCCCTAATTGTAGCTGAACTCCTTGCTCAAACAAGGAATAGCCCAAGCCCATAGAGGCCATCGAGATACTATCTGATGCAAATGGATTAACCTCTAAGATATAAAAAGCATAGCTCGTCGGATCCAATGCAAACTTGATGGAAATAGCTCCTGTCAGTTTCAAATAGCGACTAATGTGGATTGCTGCTTCTCGAAGATTTTGGAACTCCCGGTCAGTCAGGGTGACTGCTGGCATAAATTGGTAAGAGTCACTAGAGTGGATCCCAACAGGATCAATGCTTTCAATAGAGGCAGCCAGGTAGTGATTGTCTTCACGATCCCGAATGACTACAAAATCCAGTTCCTTAAAGCCATAAGTAGAAAATTCTAGCAAACACTGCTGACTTGGAGAGACCGAAAGTCCCATTTCTACAGCTTCGCATAAATCATCCAGGTTATGAGCAATCTTTCGCCCTTGCCCTTGCTTACTCGCTACTGGCCAGATCATAATGGGAAATTGAATGCCTTCCGAAAACTCGATAGCTTCTCGAACAGAACCGACCAGCGCTGAAGCGGGTACCTGATAGCCCAGCTCTTGAAAGAGGCGTCGTTGGTCCGCCTGCTGATAAAAGGTCCGGTAGCGTTGAAGACTCGGACCGACAATCATGATCGATGCTTCTTTGAAAAATCCAGTTTCTTCCAATCGGAACAAGAGATTTAAAATCTGTTTATCCGCAAAAGCTAGGAGCAAGCGGGATCCTGTATAAGAAAGAAGAGTCGTTCTAAGAGCATCCAGCTTGAGCTTACTAACTACAACCATATCTGTAGCTTCTTGGGTAATAGCATTTCCTTCGCCCAAGTAAAGGACAAGAGCATTTCCATTCTTGGCATTGAGTTTTTGTGCTTCGTTTACCGCAGCCAAAAGGCTAATATCCTGATAAGAATCTCCACACAGGAGAAGCAATTTCTGGTTTTGTTTCATCATTCCTTCTCCCTTCTACTTTCGTGAATTTTGGCATCAATCAACTCTAAAAATTCATCGTAAAAATAGAGATTTTCCCTTGGCCCTGGACTAGCATCCACTTGGAATTGAACCCCTAAAATCGGTTGGTAACGATGGCGAAAAGCTTCAATACTATGGTCATTGACGTTTTCATGCGTGACCAATAAATCATGGGGTAGCCTATCTCTCGCAATACTATACAAGTGATTTTGACTCGTTATCTCAATTTTTCCTGTCGCAATTTCACGCACAGGAATATTTAAGCCGAAATGCCCGACTTCCATGGGAGCTAGCTTAGCCCCGTAAGCTTGAGCCAGCAGTTGAGCTCCCAAGCCCATGCCCCAGATCGGAATTTGACCATTGATTTTTTGGATCAAGCGACAGAGTTTTTTCACCTGATGGGGATCTCCAGGCCCACTGGATAAAATAACGCCATCGGGCTGCTGTTCCATCAGTTCATCATAAGAGATATCATGGGGATAGACCGTGACATTACAGTCCCTTTGACTCAGCTGGCGCAAGACAGAGTGCTTGACCCCTAGATCAATCAAGGCAATACTCTTACCAAACCCTGGTACAGCATAGGCTGTTTTTGTCGAGACTTGACGCACTTGGTCTTTGGGAAGGACTGTCGCTCGTAACTGATCCAGGATATGGTCGATCGAATCCCCCTTGTTAATGACAGTCGCCTTCATCCGTCCAAACTTGCGGACAATTTTTGCCACCTGTCTCGTATCAATCCCTACAATACCAGGGATTTTTTTTCGCTTCAAGAATTCATCCAAGGTCATCTGCTGCCGCCAATTGCTCGGCATCTCCACTAGATGCTGAACCACTACTGCCAAACAAGTGGGTGTAATGGATTCAGAATCATCCCGATTGATCCCTGCTGCACCAATAACCGGGAAGGTAAAGGAGAGAATCTGGCCACTAAAAGCCTGATCCGTGATCAATTCTTGAAAACCTGTCATGGCTGTGGTAAAGACCAACTCACCAGTCACATATAGGTCTGCACCAAAGGCTTCTCCTTCAAATACA comes from Streptococcus parasanguinis ATCC 15912 and encodes:
- the pepT gene encoding peptidase T, translating into MKYANLLDRFITYVKVNTRSDENSTTTPSTQSQVDFATNVLIPEMKRVGLQNVYYLPNGYAIGTLPANDPSFTRKIGFISHMDTADFNAENVNPQIVENYDGGVIALGESGFTLDPADFAHLNNYKGQTLITTDGTTLLGADDKSGIAEIMTAIEYLTAHPEIKHGEIRVGFGPDEEIGVGADQFDAEDFDVDFAYTVDGGPLGELQYETFSAAGAEITFKGRNVHPGTAKGQMINALQLAIDFHNKLPEGARPELTEGYEGFYHLMNIDGTVEEASASYIIRDFETESFEKRKDLMKSIADQMNAELGSERILLTLKDQYYNMKQVIEKDMTPITLAKEVMEDLGITPIIEPIRGGTDGSKISFMGIPTPNIFAGGENMHGRFEYVSLQTMERAVDTIIGIVTKK
- a CDS encoding ATP-binding protein gives rise to the protein MMKQNQKLLLLCGDSYQDISLLAAVNEAQKLNAKNGNALVLYLGEGNAITQEATDMVVVSKLKLDALRTTLLSYTGSRLLLAFADKQILNLLFRLEETGFFKEASIMIVGPSLQRYRTFYQQADQRRLFQELGYQVPASALVGSVREAIEFSEGIQFPIMIWPVASKQGQGRKIAHNLDDLCEAVEMGLSVSPSQQCLLEFSTYGFKELDFVVIRDREDNHYLAASIESIDPVGIHSSDSYQFMPAVTLTDREFQNLREAAIHISRYLKLTGAISIKFALDPTSYAFYILEVNPFASDSISMASMGLGYSLFEQGVQLQLGRSLEHLPHPLLKDLKAVYEPSLDYIFFKIPIFSDAAKNARLNTQIHSYGAVYGFGKRIDEAYQHALETIKDKNLLTILPEEMSDDELIQKIARHMPHRLFYILEALKRGFEFEELLDLSKLAPVYLQVLANLVAMEKAAEVATSPAFLPVEPSAGLYEVKAGASYYLTQNGTNESLALEAACVLVDDLEIRDERFYQKVRKQAKELKEKGQQVILLTNRPFTESLADKVYYLPINETSLHLIQTIDQVKDIVKLSNLQ
- a CDS encoding carbamoyl phosphate synthase small subunit; translation: MKRLLVLEDGTVFEGEAFGADLYVTGELVFTTAMTGFQELITDQAFSGQILSFTFPVIGAAGINRDDSESITPTCLAVVVQHLVEMPSNWRQQMTLDEFLKRKKIPGIVGIDTRQVAKIVRKFGRMKATVINKGDSIDHILDQLRATVLPKDQVRQVSTKTAYAVPGFGKSIALIDLGVKHSVLRQLSQRDCNVTVYPHDISYDELMEQQPDGVILSSGPGDPHQVKKLCRLIQKINGQIPIWGMGLGAQLLAQAYGAKLAPMEVGHFGLNIPVREIATGKIEITSQNHLYSIARDRLPHDLLVTHENVNDHSIEAFRHRYQPILGVQFQVDASPGPRENLYFYDEFLELIDAKIHESRREKE